One Nomascus leucogenys isolate Asia chromosome 22a, Asia_NLE_v1, whole genome shotgun sequence DNA segment encodes these proteins:
- the LOC115832465 gene encoding uncharacterized protein LOC115832465 — protein sequence MGIIIVHYFIGLMRGLNELTQVKTLGAVPALSKHLGNTPVPKPSLAQLEGKQGATLLFFISQGYTRGKPLAVTAAEGLGCPASETSAGGFLTPRHAASQPWRCLLTRPAAKPPATLSPVSFEETVFPLSRTSKSTHLGPGAL from the coding sequence atggggataataatagtacattACTTCATAGGGTTGAtgcgaggattaaatgagttgacgCAGGTAAAAACTCTTGGAGCAGTGCCTGCACTCAGTAAGCACCTGGGAAACACCCCGGTACCGAAGCCCTCCCTCGCCCAGCTAGAGGGGAAGCAGGGAGCAACTCTGCTGTTTTTCATCTCCCAGGGATACACCCGGGGAAAACCACTGGCTGTCACTGCCGCAGAGGGACTAGGCTGTCCCGCCAGTGAGACGAGCGCTGGGGGCTTCTTGACCCCACGCCACGCGGCGTCCCAACCGTGGAGGTGCCTCCTGACCCGACCTGCAGCCAAACCACCCGCGACCCTTTCGCCCGTTTCCTTCGAAGAAACCGTGTTCCCGCTTTCCAGAACCTCCAAGAGCACCCACCTTGGTCCCGGGGCCCTATAA